A region of Lycium barbarum isolate Lr01 chromosome 3, ASM1917538v2, whole genome shotgun sequence DNA encodes the following proteins:
- the LOC132632118 gene encoding pentatricopeptide repeat-containing protein At2g13600-like codes for MLEMVSLLQPIAQPPSHESLDFNASKLTFHKSNPPQRREFPQPISTGRGPAQFSPLDDPLSSTTYASVLDSCKCPKLGKQVHAQALKNGFNGHEFVETKLLQMYGKCGCSDDAVHLFDKMRQRNLYSWNALLNVFLSNGFYEEAFECFGQVRFEEFELEFFLFPVVLKICCGYGGAELGKQLHGTVIKYGFASNIYVGNALIDMYGKCGSLDYAEKFLSNMLKRDCVSWNSVITAFAANGMLSEALEVFNKMTAEDHVTPNFISWSALVGGFSQNGYDEEAIENLYKMQAAGFQPNAQTLASVLPACGRLQMLYLGKEIHGYLTRHELMSNSFVVNGLIDVYRRCGDMDNALLVFSMYSMKNDVSYNTMLVGYFENGEISKAQELFYQMEREGKCEDIISWNSMISGYVNNFMFSEALNMFHQVMWKEEIEADSFTLGSALAACADMGLLRRGKEIHSYAISRGLQTDPFVGGALVELYSKCLDVGAAQKAFDEVNERDIPTWNALISSYARSDDMVNVERTLEKMKVDAFDPNMYTWNSIIAGHVENAHNESALQLFSDIQSSGLRPDIYTIGTILPACSRLATLDRGKQIHAYAIRFGYDSDTHIGSALVDMYAKCGCIKHARMAYDNIKKYNLVTENAMLTAYAMHGYGEEGIAFFRGILDNGFIPDDITFLSALSSCVHAGIIETGLEFFNLMRSCNVKPTLKHYTCMVDLLSRTGKINEALKVIKEMPLDPDTVIWGALLGGCVIHGNLEVGEIAANKLIELEPGNTGNYVMVANLYASVGRWGDLAKIRQLINERKMHKNPGCSWIEDKGEIHVFVACDTSHQRTDEIYEILNILTTQIRVEK; via the coding sequence ATGCTCGAAATGGTCTCCCTGTTGCAACCCATAGCTCAGCCACCAAGTCATGAGTCCCTTGATTTCAATGCTTCTAAGCTTACCTTTCACAAATCAAATCCACCTCAGCGACGTGAATTTCCACAGCCCATCTCGACGGGCCGGGGCCCGGCCCAATTCTCTCCTTTGGACGACCCTTTAAGTTCAACCACCTATGCTTCAGTTCTTGATTCCTGCAAATGTCCCAAGCTGGGTAAACAAGTCCACGCACAAGCACTCAAAAATGGGTTCAACGGACACGAGTTTGTTGAAACTAAGCTGCTCCAGATGTACGGGAAATGTGGCTGTTCTGATGATGCAGTTCACTTGTTCGACAAAATGCGTCAAAGAAACTTGTATTCGTGGAATGCTCTTCTTAATGTGTTTTTAAGTAATGGGTTTTACGAGGAAGCTTTTGAGTGTTTCGGGCAGGTGAGATTTGAGGAGTTTGAATTGGAGTTTTTCTTGTTTCCGGTTGTGCTGAAGATTTGTTGTGGTTATGGTGGTGCTGAGTTGGGCAAACAATTACATGGTACAGTGATAAAGTATGGATTTGCATCGAATATTTACGTGGGTAATGCCTTGATTGATATGTATGGAAAATGTGGGAGTTTGGATTATGCAGAAAAGTTTTTGAGCAACATGTTGAAGAGGGATTGTGTTTCTTGGAATTCAGTTATTACTGCTTTTGCTGCCAACGGAATGTTAAGCGAAGCGCTTGAAGTTTTTAATAAAATGACTGCTGAGGATCATGTTACTCCAAATTTTATTTCTTGGAGTGCTTTGGTAGGTGGATTTTCACAGAATGGATACGACGAAGAGGCTATTGAAAATCTCTACAAAATGCAAGCTGCTGGATTCCAACCAAATGCCCAAACTTTGGCTAGTGTACTTCCTGCTTGTGGTAGATTACAAATGCTATATTTGGGGAAAGAAATCCATGGATATTTGACCAGACATGAATTGATGTCTAACTCTTTCGTTGTTAATGGCTTAATTGATGTTTACCGGAGGTGTGGGGATATGGATAATGCCCTCCTAGTATTTTCAATGTATTCGATGAAAAATGATGTCTCTTACAACACCATGCTAGTGGGATACTTTGAGAATGGAGAAATTTCAAAGGCTCAAGAGCTGTTTTATCAAATGGAACGTGAAGGAAAGTGTGAAGATATAATTTCATGGAATTCGATGATTTCAGGTTATGTAAACAACTTTATGTTCAGTGAAGCTTTGAATATGTTTCACCAGGTAATGTGGAAGGAAGAAATTGAAGCAGATTCCTTCACCCTTGGCAGTGCCCTTGCTGCTTGTGCAGATATGGGTTTGTTACGGCGTGGGAAGGAGATACATTCTTATGCAATTTCTAGGGGTCTGCAAACAGATCCTTTTGTTGGTGGGGCACTTGTAGAATTGTATAGCAAGTGTCTAGATGTCGGTGCTGCTCAGAAAGCTTTTGATGAAGTAAATGAGAGGGATATACCAACATGGAATGCTTTAATATCTAGCTATGCTCGCTCTGATGACATGGTTAATGTTGAACGCACTCTCGAGAAGATGAAGGTAGACGCATTTGATCCAAATATGTACACTTGGAACAGTATTATTGCTGGCCATGTTGAGAATGCCCATAATGAATCAGCTTTGCAGTTGTTTTCGGACATCCAATCCTCAGGTTTGAGACCTGATATTTACACGATTGGGACCATATTACCTGCCTGCTCAAGGTTAGCGACTCTTGACCGTGGAAAACAGATTCATGCTTATGCAATTAGGTTTGGATATGACTCAGACACCCACATAGGATCGGCTCTTGTGGACATGTATGCAAAATGTGGATGTATCAAGCATGCTAGAATGGCTTATGATAACATTAAAAAGTATAACTTGGTCACGGAGAATGCAATGCTTACTGCATATGCTATGCACGGATATGGGGAGGAAGGAATTGCATTCTTCCGCGGAATACTAGACAATGGATTCATACCAGACGATATAACCTTTTTGTCAGCACTTTCTTCGTGCGTCCATGCAGGAATAATAGAGACGGGGCTTGAATTCTTCAATCTGATGAGATCTTGTAATGTGAAACCCACGTTAAAACACTACACATGCATGGTTGACCTTTTAAGTCGAACAGGTAAGATAAATGAAGCATTGAAGGTCATTAAAGAGATGCCTTTGGATCCTGATACAGTGATCTGGGGTGCCTTGCTTGGAGGCTGTGTTATCCATGGGAATCTTGAGGTAGGTGAAATTGCAGCAAACAAGCTCATAGAGCTAGAACCAGGAAATACTGGAAACTATGTCATGGTAGCAAATTTATATGCTTCTGTAGGCAGATGGGGTGATCTTGCCAAAATAAGACAACTCATCAATGAGAGGAAAATGCACAAAAATCCTGGATGTAGTTGGATTGAAGATAAAGGTGAAATACACGTGTTTGTAGCATGCGATACATCCCATCAAAGAACAGATGAGATTTATGAAATACTAAATATATTGACAACACAAATAAGAGTAGAAAAATAG